The genomic segment GATCGATTGGGTCTGGTGCCAGCTGCTTCGGGACTCCCCTCATCATGCGCCAGCGATCATTGGTTGTGCTTCCGGAGCGAGGAATGCTCGCTGTGCCGTTATGATTGGATCTTTCGTACGCCAATGCCATCCCTTGCAAACAGAACAAAGCGTGATGAACGTCGCTATTCCGTGGTTCAAGTTATGCAGCGACAGGGTAGACTGCAGCGTCGCCCTGCTGGCATATACGAGTGCAATCAATTCCACTCGGTGACAGCGTGTCGCAGTGTTTGATGAAGGATGATGCATCGGACATGGGAGCTCAATTGACTTTGCGACCGCTGTTGCTGGTCTGATTTGGTACACGGCCCGCCTGGCTGGGACGATAAGAAGCCAACAAGCACAACCAACTCGGCCCAAGACGTGGGTTGTTGCGCTTCGAGAACAACTGTGTCTGAGAACAGACTGGAGAAACCTCAAAGTGCGACTTCCGAAGTCTCGAAGACCGGTACTCTCCGGCCCAGAAGCGTCCAGCGTACACTCTCCGCAGTGGCTGTGAAGCTGGCCCCTCGGAAGAGCTCCAAAGTAGAACCTGCCTCGGACGACCTGTAGACCGCGTGCGCTAGTGGCAATTTCTGGACCTCAGCGCATGTGACAGCTGTGAATTTTATGCTGATGTATGAGGATTGATGCTCGCGAATACGCTGCTCGGTTTCGTACGACCGCGCGTTCCGACATCACACTTACCGGCTCACCACGGCAtcgcaacgacgacgatcgaGCTGCTAGCAATGCAGCGCGTGAAAGAATGATGTACAGCTCCACCACGAACGGACATTCGGATCAAGAGAAACGCGAGAGTGCGCGATTATGTTCCAGTCAAGCGGCAGTCAATATGTCGACGAGAAGTTCTCGCAGAGTGGTCATTGCAGCTTCATCTTGCAAATGTCGAGCTCATCGGCAGAGGCTTCGGCTGTTTGGGAAGAAGTTGTACCGGCAGTCCCAGCTCTGATTGAGAGTAGTGTCGACATTGACGTCTCGGGAAAGAAAGAGATGTTCGTTGGCAATTGCTCGGAAGCTGAGGATATCGTTGATCATCCCCGTTCGAAGTACTTCTTGGCGAAGGCGCCGTATTTGGCAATGTACTCATCTTGGCTTCTTACCTCTAAAGCCGTATACCACGTTTGGAGCGCCTCCCGACAGTTCACCTTGTCGAACTCGGTCTTGTGGTTGTGGTATTTGCAGAGATTGGTACGCCATGGTGTGTTCAAACATGTGATGTCCCTATCGTGCTTGAGCACAGCCTTGATAAATGCAGCGTAGAACTCCTTGGGGTACGATTCGAGCGCATCTGTGTCCATCGGGTTTGTAGACCAACACCAGACGGCCTCATCAACCACAAAGCCACACATTGCGGAGCTGGACGGCAGTGAGCTGTAGATTTTGTCGACCAGCTCGTGATGCAAGGATAAGAGACGCCAACCGTCTTCGCGTGTCCTGGCCAGAAGCGTCATGATATCGTTTCGTAGTTTCTCGACGCCTCTGCGGTCCGCGAAAGCGAACAGATCCACTAGCATCGACTGTTGGCGGGGATGAAGAGCAAGGCCTCCGCCgaactcctcgtcgtcatcatcactgtcttcgtcatcagacGCCTCGGATCCTGCTTCGGATGGCGAGTCAAGGGCCGGTTTGGCGTCTTGATTTTGCACAGTATTCAAAGCATCGGCGACGCTGTCCTTGCTGGCGCTTGCTGGCGCATTTTCCTTCGGCGAGACTGTCTCGAGAATGAATTCTATCTCATCCTGGTAATCATCAAGATCGCTGTAGTCACCAGCGCGAGGAAGGCAGAGCTTTTGTTCATACAGCCAGTTCATGAACAACGAGAAGTCTCGAACGGTTTCTTCGTGTAAGTCGACCTTGCTCTCCTGCGCTTCCTTAAAGACAGACCAGGAGATAGGAAAGGCGCCTGCGAAATAATCCGAGTGTTTGCAGACCAAGCCTTTGTGCACAGTGAAAAGTAATCTTTCGGGGCCCACTGTAACGGTGAGTACACCTCCGTACAGGTCACTGCGATTGTCAGTTGGTTCCGTGGCTTCTCGCTGAAGCGAGACTTACTGAGTCGAGCTGTTCAAGATCTTTCGCCCTGTCCGATCAACAAGTTCTTTCTGACACGCTGTAGCTTCTGCCATGGTGCGATGGGCGTGCGCTTCGCACACCTGCCGCCTGTGCTCTTTCTTTTGCTGGTTCTTTGAAAGCTTTGGTCCTTCGGGCTTCTCTCGCTGCTTGAGAATCTCTTTGAGAACATTCTGCCCATACTCTCTGGGAAAGTCGCCGAGGCTTGCAACCACATTGCGGGAAGTCATGCGACGACAACACTCATATACGATTTGCATATGTATCGGATCTCCACGGGAAACGTTGTCCACCAAGAAAGATATGGCCCCTCTGGACGCTGTTTTGCCGTTCTGGTCGTTCTGCACGAATAGCGTGGTCACAACTAAGTTGGCAACATCTTGGATTTTCTCGTCACAAGCAAACTTGTAGAGTCGCACCAAGTCAATGTCGTGAACCTGATCGACAGAGATCTTCGAGCCCGCTACCATGCGCCGCATATTTTCTGGTTCGAAATCTTCTGGATGATCGCGACACGAAAGCGGCAGAGCAATAATTTGGCCCGTGTACAGCCAGCTTGCAAAGAGGCGGAACGTGGACTTCGCACATGATGTCAAGATGGCCTCTTGCCGCTGATCCTCGTCGGAAATGTTGTGCAGCAAGTTCTCGTCGATCAGTTTGTCGTAAAAGGCATCGGCTCGCTCACGCAGCACGGACGTGTGAATCCAGAATTCGCTTTCCCGTATCCCTTTGCCCACACGGAATCGAAGTGCTTGGAAATATTCTTCGAATACGGAGCTCTCGAACCAGTACTCAGCAGCTTCTTGTACGGTTCGCAGATTTGGGACATCCGAGTCGCTTACTTCATCGCAAATTTTGGGAGAGCCTCCTGCTTCGTCCTGCTCGAGGACTGTCGTGGCTGGCTCCTGCTCAGTGATCTCCGGTTCAGCTTGTACCCTCAGCGGCAACGCCGCGTCGACTTCATTTGGACCAGTGTCTTCACTGGGCGGCGCAGCCGCCTTTGATGCTTCTGGCTCCGCAGCGGTCTGGGGTTCCTGGCCGCATGGTTGTGGCGGAGTTACTTCTTTGGCAGGCTCAACAGGCGAGGCGGAGTCCAAATTTTCAGCCGGCGGTTGATGGTAGCTGGCTCGACTGGAACATTGCCCTCATCGGGTCCAGTCACTTCTGATGTCGTACAGGTCGCGGACTCCAGCTGAGAAGATGTTTCCGTTGCCGTAGATATCACCGTTGCTTGGACATTGCAAGTAAAAGTGAAGTTTGTGCtgactgcagctgcagctgtcagAGGTTCAAGCGAGGCATCAGAAGTCCGAGCTGCGACTGCGATTGTAGTCTTGTTATCTTGCCCAGCTTCCTCCATTGTGGCTGCCTGATGATGCAGCTTACGCCAATCGAAGAGGAAGGGGTCCCAACGAAAGTCGCATCCAGATGCGTGTGGAAGTTCAGCCTGACCGGGATGTACGGCTGATCGACCCGACGCGTGATGTTCGCGTTTCCAGCAGATGTGGATGCAGCGCGACAGAAGCATCACGGTACGACGAGAATTATATGCGCTCCCAAGAGACGATGCTCGTTTGACCTTCGTTCACTCATTATTCATACGTTGAGCGCGTAATCGCATATCATCTAGAGGTCCGCAGCGTCTAGCTCATCTGCTCCACTGCCGGTATTGCCCACCCTCCGAACGCCTCGCTATGTCTTATGGAAGCAAAAGCACACTCAAACAACCCATATCCATGCCCAGAGCATGTGGCTGGCTAGAAGCCACCTCCTCGATACTCTGACCATCCACCCTTAGCCTTTGGTATTTCCAAGCCCGCCAGAGCCATGTTGACCTTGTgcagccgcaacagcagtgTTCGCTCCACCTCTTCCgcggtcttcttcgcttcatGGTGCGTAGCGGCACGGATCTCCGTTCGAGGAGCGATCAGGATACCGTTGACGACATCCAGCCTTGCATCGAGCCTTCCGCTCTGGATCATGCCCAGGATTTCGAGCTCCATAGCGTTCGGTGCATTGGAAATGGGGGGAAAGGTGTTGGCCAGCGCGGCGAGGCTGACCTCGGAGAAGGGCGAAAAGTATGCAGTGATGCTGCACTCGCGGATGTGGGCGAACAGCTGGTCGACGTGCGAGCCAGGGTAGTTGCTCGCTTTCGCGCCGAGGAAGATGTCCATACTCCAATCACTGTAGTATCGTCGCAGTGTCTCGATGCACGCTTGGTACTTGGCTGTCGTGTACAGTGTGATGGCCTTGCGCATGTGCGGCTCCAGTTCGAGGAAAGCTCGAAACGGCCCTCCCAGCACGCGCTCCATAAGCTCATCGCGGGTCATGGTCGCCAGGGCGCACAGCCCACCGTAAATCGCAACATCATTGGCATTGGCCACGGTGCGCTCGAAGTTCTGGCCCAGTACCACTCCTGAGTTGTGGAAGTCGAAGGGCGTCTGCAGAAACGCCGCTGCAGCCTGATAGTACTCACTGTGCCCTAAGTGTGCGATGCCCGTGCCAACGTGGTAGATCGGTATTACCTGCTtcatctcttcttccttgCTCCCGCTATTCCTTAGCCGCGTTGCGTTGGCGAGAAGCCCTCCAAATTGTGTATTGGCCAAGCCGCCGTTCAGCTGCGCCTGCACTGCTTGCAGCACCGATGTGTAGATCAATCGCAGGTACATGCTGTTCATGTGCGTGGGCATGGTGCAGTAGTCGCGCATCTTTCCAAATGCCTGAAACGCCGCATTGTAACCGGAAGTGCTCACTGACTGCGGATTTGAGGGATCTGGGATCGGCCCTCCGGTCTCAAGCAGGTGTGTGGCCAGATCTTCTTGACCCATGCGAATGCTTTCGCGGATCAGGTTATTCTTATACCCCCTCAGCTCACTCTCCAAACGACTCTGCTCCCGTCGATTCTCCTCGTCCTTTTGCGATGCCCAATCCACATCCACGCCAGCCAGATCTGACAGGCCAAGGTTACCAGCGAGCTCGGTCAGGCGATTGTAGAGTTGGACGTCTCGGCCGGCTTTAGCTTTGGCGAGGGCCATGGTGAGGGCTTGGTGCGAGAGCGAGGGACATCGAATTGCGATATGTGCGAGGCGGAAGGCGAGCAGCGTGCCTATATCACGCATGTCAGTGGATGTGGTCTTGCAATGCAGCAGGTGGCACACCTTCGTAGTTGTTGGCCCAGTTCTCGAGATCGAAGGTCGG from the Cercospora beticola chromosome 9, complete sequence genome contains:
- a CDS encoding uncharacterized protein (antiSMASH:Cluster_1), with the translated sequence MEEAGQDNKTTIAVAARTSDASLEPLTAAAAVSTNFTFTCNVQATVISTATETSSQLESATSSYHQPPAENLDSASPVEPAKEVTPPQPCGQEPQTAAEPEASKAAAPPSEDTGPNEVDAALPLRVQAEPEITEQEPATTVLEQDEAGGSPKICDEVSDSDVPNLRTVQEAAEYWFESSVFEEYFQALRFRVGKGIRESEFWIHTSVLRERADAFYDKLIDENLLHNISDEDQRQEAILTSCAKSTFRLFASWLYTGQIIALPLSCRDHPEDFEPENMRRMVAGSKISVDQVHDIDLVRLYKFACDEKIQDVANLVVTTLFVQNDQNGKTASRGAISFLVDNVSRGDPIHMQIVYECCRRMTSRNVVASLGDFPREYGQNVLKEILKQREKPEGPKLSKNQQKKEHRRQVCEAHAHRTMAEATACQKELVDRTGRKILNSSTHDLYGGVLTVTVGPERLLFTVHKGLVCKHSDYFAGAFPISWSVFKEAQESKVDLHEETVRDFSLFMNWLYEQKLCLPRAGDYSDLDDYQDEIEFILETVSPKENAPASASKDSVADALNTVQNQDAKPALDSPSEAGSEASDDEDSDDDDEEFGGGLALHPRQQSMLVDLFAFADRRGVEKLRNDIMTLLARTREDGWRLLSLHHELVDKIYSSLPSSSAMCGFVVDEAVWCWSTNPMDTDALESYPKEFYAAFIKAVLKHDRDITCLNTPWRTNLCKYHNHKTEFDKVNCREALQTWYTALEVRSQDEYIAKYGAFAKKYFERG
- a CDS encoding uncharacterized protein (antiSMASH:Cluster_1); protein product: MARKGSAPASEPVAVEMGNLPPPTFDLENWANNYEGTLLAFRLAHIAIRCPSLSHQALTMALAKAKAGRDVQLYNRLTELAGNLGLSDLAGVDVDWASQKDEENRREQSRLESELRGYKNNLIRESIRMGQEDLATHLLETGGPIPDPSNPQSVSTSGYNAAFQAFGKMRDYCTMPTHMNSMYLRLIYTSVLQAVQAQLNGGLANTQFGGLLANATRLRNSGSKEEEMKQVIPIYHVGTGIAHLGHSEYYQAAAAFLQTPFDFHNSGVVLGQNFERTVANANDVAIYGGLCALATMTRDELMERVLGGPFRAFLELEPHMRKAITLYTTAKYQACIETLRRYYSDWSMDIFLGAKASNYPGSHVDQLFAHIRECSITAYFSPFSEVSLAALANTFPPISNAPNAMELEILGMIQSGRLDARLDVVNGILIAPRTEIRAATHHEAKKTAEEVERTLLLRLHKVNMALAGLEIPKAKGGWSEYRGGGF